The proteins below come from a single Lepeophtheirus salmonis chromosome 4, UVic_Lsal_1.4, whole genome shotgun sequence genomic window:
- the LOC121116378 gene encoding queuine tRNA-ribosyltransferase accessory subunit 2 isoform X3, with protein sequence MTSHDLSGIILPHDTYASHLNESGKNIDPELEEKYFFDESVALSEVCEFMGLPENPFILLLHEGSEEQKLGFFSKESISVWSPTGNRHSVNCDDYFRVIKACQPHAFVALSDSETPKDTTKKRLLKSMSKSLKFLKQIVSYDGQLPPLLVPLGGGYDSNVRKDYNESVLELDQNQISGYVLEGFHTGGLTSAKNVALDEIVPLIRTSLNKLPQNKPRFIVGAFDPWKILNLVENGIDMFESSFPHLMTEKGQVLTFDPNGHNVSKQAIVDLNDEMYKNSFEPVSSGCSCYVCEHHTQAYVHHLLMTNELLAKVILMMHNLHHFRTFFKAIRRSIQENRFQDYKMRMKQYSFE encoded by the exons ATGACAAGTCATGACTTATCTGGTATAATTCTACCTCATGACACTTATGCTTCTCATTTGAATGAATCTGGAAAAAATATCGATCCTGAACtggaggaaaaatattttttcgatgaATCTGTTGCTCTTTCTGAAGTCTG tgaaTTTATGGGTCTTCCCGAGAACCCCTTCATCCTTCTTCTTCATGAAGGATCTGAAGAACAAAAATTGGGATTCTTCAGCAAAGAGTCAATTTCCGTTTGGTCTCCTACAGGAAATCGACATTCTGTCAATTGTGATGATTACTTTCGTGTTATCAAAGCATGCCAGCCTCATGCATTTGTTGCACTCTCAGACTCAGAAACTCCCAAAGATACTACGAAAAAACGACTCCTTAAATCAATGTCTAAGTCACTTAAATTTCTTAAACAGATTGTGTCCTATGATGGCCAATTACCTCCGTTATTAGTTCCACTTGGTGGTGGATATGACTCAAATGTTCGAAAAGACTATAATGAGTCCGTTTTAG aattggatcaaaatcaaataagtGGATATGTTCTTGAAGGATTCCACACTGGAGGCTTAACATCAGCTAAAAATGTAGCCCTTGATGAGATAGTGCCTCTTATAAGAACTAGCTTAAATAAACTTCCACAAAACAAGCCGCGATTCATAGTCGGAGCCTTTGATCCATGGAAGATTTTAAATCTTGTAGAAAATGGGATTGATATGTTTGAATCTTCATTTCCTCATTTAATGACGGAGAAAGGGCAAGTTCTTACGTTTGATCCAAATGGACACAACGTTTCGAAACAAGCTATAGTGGATCTCAATGACGAAATGTACAAGAATTCTTTTGAACCTGTTTCTTCGGGCTGCTCTTGCTATGTGTGTGAGCATCACACCCAGGCCTATGTGCATCATCTTCTCATGACTAATGAATTGCTGGCCAAGGTAATTCTAATGATGCATAATTTGCATCATTTTaggacattttttaaagcaataagaAGAAGTATCCAAGAGAATCGATTCCAGGATTATAAAATGAGAATGAAACAATATTCCTTTGAGTAG
- the LOC121116378 gene encoding queuine tRNA-ribosyltransferase accessory subunit 2 isoform X1, protein MKFNLIKEIGGTRLGSLALGREDWCTPAFLTSTPSGCIPNLTRETLEIMGDSIFPMGIPYNAILPEVLEAFKRPMNEFMGLPENPFILLLHEGSEEQKLGFFSKESISVWSPTGNRHSVNCDDYFRVIKACQPHAFVALSDSETPKDTTKKRLLKSMSKSLKFLKQIVSYDGQLPPLLVPLGGGYDSNVRKDYNESVLELDQNQISGYVLEGFHTGGLTSAKNVALDEIVPLIRTSLNKLPQNKPRFIVGAFDPWKILNLVENGIDMFESSFPHLMTEKGQVLTFDPNGHNVSKQAIVDLNDEMYKNSFEPVSSGCSCYVCEHHTQAYVHHLLMTNELLAKVILMMHNLHHFRTFFKAIRRSIQENRFQDYKMRMKQYSFE, encoded by the exons ATGAAGTTCAATCTTATTAAGGAGATTGGAGGTACTCGATTGGGATCTCTGGCTCTTGGAAGAGAAGATTGGTGTACTCCTGCATTTTTGACATCAACGCCGAGTGGATGCATTCCAAATCTTACGAGGGAAACCCTGGAAATAATGGGGGATTCTATTTTTCCGATGGGGATTCCTTATAATGCTATTCTTCCGGAGGTTTTAGAGGCATTTAAACGACCTATGAA tgaaTTTATGGGTCTTCCCGAGAACCCCTTCATCCTTCTTCTTCATGAAGGATCTGAAGAACAAAAATTGGGATTCTTCAGCAAAGAGTCAATTTCCGTTTGGTCTCCTACAGGAAATCGACATTCTGTCAATTGTGATGATTACTTTCGTGTTATCAAAGCATGCCAGCCTCATGCATTTGTTGCACTCTCAGACTCAGAAACTCCCAAAGATACTACGAAAAAACGACTCCTTAAATCAATGTCTAAGTCACTTAAATTTCTTAAACAGATTGTGTCCTATGATGGCCAATTACCTCCGTTATTAGTTCCACTTGGTGGTGGATATGACTCAAATGTTCGAAAAGACTATAATGAGTCCGTTTTAG aattggatcaaaatcaaataagtGGATATGTTCTTGAAGGATTCCACACTGGAGGCTTAACATCAGCTAAAAATGTAGCCCTTGATGAGATAGTGCCTCTTATAAGAACTAGCTTAAATAAACTTCCACAAAACAAGCCGCGATTCATAGTCGGAGCCTTTGATCCATGGAAGATTTTAAATCTTGTAGAAAATGGGATTGATATGTTTGAATCTTCATTTCCTCATTTAATGACGGAGAAAGGGCAAGTTCTTACGTTTGATCCAAATGGACACAACGTTTCGAAACAAGCTATAGTGGATCTCAATGACGAAATGTACAAGAATTCTTTTGAACCTGTTTCTTCGGGCTGCTCTTGCTATGTGTGTGAGCATCACACCCAGGCCTATGTGCATCATCTTCTCATGACTAATGAATTGCTGGCCAAGGTAATTCTAATGATGCATAATTTGCATCATTTTaggacattttttaaagcaataagaAGAAGTATCCAAGAGAATCGATTCCAGGATTATAAAATGAGAATGAAACAATATTCCTTTGAGTAG
- the LOC121116378 gene encoding queuine tRNA-ribosyltransferase accessory subunit 2 isoform X2 — protein MKFNLIKEIGGTRLGSLALGREDWCTPAFLTSTPSGCIPNLTRETLEIMGDSIFPMGIPYNAILPEVLEAFKRPMNEFMGLPENPFILLLHEGSEEQKLGFFSKESISVWSPTGNRHSVNCDDYFRVIKACQPHAFVALSDSETPKDTTKKRLLKSMSKSLKFLKQIVSYDGQLPPLLVPLGGGYDSNVRKDYNESVLELDQNQISGYVLEGFHTGGLTSAKNVALDEIVPLIRTSLNKLPQNKPRFIVGAFDPWKILNLVENGIDMFESSFPHLMTEKGQVLTFDPNGHNVSKQAIVDLNDEMYKNSFEPVSSGCSCYVCEHHTQAYVHHLLMTNELLAKIRVEERDALLLTIFAGLEK, from the exons ATGAAGTTCAATCTTATTAAGGAGATTGGAGGTACTCGATTGGGATCTCTGGCTCTTGGAAGAGAAGATTGGTGTACTCCTGCATTTTTGACATCAACGCCGAGTGGATGCATTCCAAATCTTACGAGGGAAACCCTGGAAATAATGGGGGATTCTATTTTTCCGATGGGGATTCCTTATAATGCTATTCTTCCGGAGGTTTTAGAGGCATTTAAACGACCTATGAA tgaaTTTATGGGTCTTCCCGAGAACCCCTTCATCCTTCTTCTTCATGAAGGATCTGAAGAACAAAAATTGGGATTCTTCAGCAAAGAGTCAATTTCCGTTTGGTCTCCTACAGGAAATCGACATTCTGTCAATTGTGATGATTACTTTCGTGTTATCAAAGCATGCCAGCCTCATGCATTTGTTGCACTCTCAGACTCAGAAACTCCCAAAGATACTACGAAAAAACGACTCCTTAAATCAATGTCTAAGTCACTTAAATTTCTTAAACAGATTGTGTCCTATGATGGCCAATTACCTCCGTTATTAGTTCCACTTGGTGGTGGATATGACTCAAATGTTCGAAAAGACTATAATGAGTCCGTTTTAG aattggatcaaaatcaaataagtGGATATGTTCTTGAAGGATTCCACACTGGAGGCTTAACATCAGCTAAAAATGTAGCCCTTGATGAGATAGTGCCTCTTATAAGAACTAGCTTAAATAAACTTCCACAAAACAAGCCGCGATTCATAGTCGGAGCCTTTGATCCATGGAAGATTTTAAATCTTGTAGAAAATGGGATTGATATGTTTGAATCTTCATTTCCTCATTTAATGACGGAGAAAGGGCAAGTTCTTACGTTTGATCCAAATGGACACAACGTTTCGAAACAAGCTATAGTGGATCTCAATGACGAAATGTACAAGAATTCTTTTGAACCTGTTTCTTCGGGCTGCTCTTGCTATGTGTGTGAGCATCACACCCAGGCCTATGTGCATCATCTTCTCATGACTAATGAATTGCTGGCCAAG
- the LOC121116378 gene encoding queuine tRNA-ribosyltransferase accessory subunit 2 isoform X4: MTSHDLSGIILPHDTYASHLNESGKNIDPELEEKYFFDESVALSEVCEFMGLPENPFILLLHEGSEEQKLGFFSKESISVWSPTGNRHSVNCDDYFRVIKACQPHAFVALSDSETPKDTTKKRLLKSMSKSLKFLKQIVSYDGQLPPLLVPLGGGYDSNVRKDYNESVLELDQNQISGYVLEGFHTGGLTSAKNVALDEIVPLIRTSLNKLPQNKPRFIVGAFDPWKILNLVENGIDMFESSFPHLMTEKGQVLTFDPNGHNVSKQAIVDLNDEMYKNSFEPVSSGCSCYVCEHHTQAYVHHLLMTNELLAKIRVEERDALLLTIFAGLEK, encoded by the exons ATGACAAGTCATGACTTATCTGGTATAATTCTACCTCATGACACTTATGCTTCTCATTTGAATGAATCTGGAAAAAATATCGATCCTGAACtggaggaaaaatattttttcgatgaATCTGTTGCTCTTTCTGAAGTCTG tgaaTTTATGGGTCTTCCCGAGAACCCCTTCATCCTTCTTCTTCATGAAGGATCTGAAGAACAAAAATTGGGATTCTTCAGCAAAGAGTCAATTTCCGTTTGGTCTCCTACAGGAAATCGACATTCTGTCAATTGTGATGATTACTTTCGTGTTATCAAAGCATGCCAGCCTCATGCATTTGTTGCACTCTCAGACTCAGAAACTCCCAAAGATACTACGAAAAAACGACTCCTTAAATCAATGTCTAAGTCACTTAAATTTCTTAAACAGATTGTGTCCTATGATGGCCAATTACCTCCGTTATTAGTTCCACTTGGTGGTGGATATGACTCAAATGTTCGAAAAGACTATAATGAGTCCGTTTTAG aattggatcaaaatcaaataagtGGATATGTTCTTGAAGGATTCCACACTGGAGGCTTAACATCAGCTAAAAATGTAGCCCTTGATGAGATAGTGCCTCTTATAAGAACTAGCTTAAATAAACTTCCACAAAACAAGCCGCGATTCATAGTCGGAGCCTTTGATCCATGGAAGATTTTAAATCTTGTAGAAAATGGGATTGATATGTTTGAATCTTCATTTCCTCATTTAATGACGGAGAAAGGGCAAGTTCTTACGTTTGATCCAAATGGACACAACGTTTCGAAACAAGCTATAGTGGATCTCAATGACGAAATGTACAAGAATTCTTTTGAACCTGTTTCTTCGGGCTGCTCTTGCTATGTGTGTGAGCATCACACCCAGGCCTATGTGCATCATCTTCTCATGACTAATGAATTGCTGGCCAAG
- the Sply gene encoding sphingosine-1-phosphate lyase, translating into MDLLNIHSLKELKNIMDTPIDLGKHKPLVLIGGFIGSTVVCTMIYNHFKQNVPLQRRIKEYVFKVFRKVPIVKRKVEEERIKTLENFKEEFLKMTSDIQEFPSLPTKGLKKDEVMALSKMCLKTGEFKWEDGKQSGTVYNGDEELTKLISNVYQLYAWSNPLHPDTFPGVRKMEAEIVRMTCNLFNGNRDSVGCVTSGGTESIILAVKAYRDYGRNVLGIDKPVIVVPQTAHAAFDKAAEILDIHIRHVKVDPITKRVNMRAMKSAICSRTVLLVGSAPQFPHGSMDPIPDIAALGIRYGIPVHVDACLGGFLICFAKEAGFSLPYDFDFCVEGVTSISADTHKYGYAPKGTSVLLYSKHEYRSHQWFTVTDWPGGVYATACIGGSRSGAVIAACWASLMYYGMDGYVEATRKIMETTKYIVNGLKNINGIEIVGEPDVSVVAFDSPIFNIYHVFDGLKKKGWNLNALQFPSCIHLCVTLLTTQPGKADEFVNDIEELAQELIANPRPDEGGSAALYGMAQSIPDRKVIDVICQAYLDSIYVTKDPA; encoded by the exons ATGGATTTGCTGAATATTCATTCATTGAAG GAACTCAAAAATATCATGGATACTCCTATTGACTTGGGGAAACATAAGCCCCTCGTCCTTATTGGGGGATTCATTGGCTCAACAGTTGTTTGCACAATGATTTATAATCATTTCAAGCAAAAT GTTCCCCTTCAgagaagaataaaagaatatgtttttaaagtttttagaaaGGTCCCGATTGTAAAACGAAAAGTTGAAGAGGAGCGAATAAAGACATTGGAAAATTTTAAGGAAGAATTTCTAAAGATGACCTCTGATATTCAGGAATTTCCCTCATTGCCTACAAAGGGTCTCAAAAAGGATGAAGTCATGGCTTTATCGAAAATGTGTTTGAAGACTGGAGAGTTTAAATGGGAGGATGGAAAACAATCAGGAACTGTTTATAATG gggatGAAGAATTAACAAAACTTATTTCGAATGTCTATCAATTATATGCATGGTCAAATCCATTGCATCCAGATACTTTCCCTGGTGTTCGCAAAATGGAAGCAGAAATTGTACGGATGACATGTAACTTGTTTAATGGAAACAGAGATTCAGTCGGCTGTGTTACATCTGGAGGAACAGAGTCCATTATTTTAGCTGTAAAAGCTTACAGAGACTATGGAAGGAACGTCTTAGGAATTGATAAGCCCGTAATTGTTGTACCTCAAACTGCTCATGCTGCATTTGATAAGGCTGCTGAAATCTTAGACATTCATATAAGACATGTCAAAGTGGATCCTATTACCAAGAG AGTAAATATGAGAGCTATGAAGTCAGCAATATGTAGCAGAACAGTTCTCCTCGTTGGCTCGGCACCTCAATTCCCTCATGGAAGTATGGATCCTATACCTGATATAGCAGCTCTGGGTATCCGTTATGGTATCCCTGTTCATGTCGATGCATGTTTAGGAGggtttttgatttgttttgcaAAGGAAGCTGGTTTTTCTTTGCCATATGATTTTGACTTCTGTGTAGAGGGAGTTACATCTATTAGTGCTGATACACATAAATATGGATATGCTCCAAAGGGAACGTCTGTTCTTCTCTACTCTAAGCACGAATATAGGTCCCATCAATGGTTTACAGTTACGGATTGGCCTGGTGGTGTATACGCAACGGCTTGTATCG GAGGTTCTCGATCTGGAGCCGTTATTGCTGCATGTTGGGCATCTTTGATGTATTACGGAATGGATGGTTATGTAGAGGCtactagaaaaataatggaaacgacaaaatacattgtcaatggattaaaaaatattaatggaatTGAAATTGTTGGTGAACCCGAT GTATCTGTTGTGGCTTTCGACTCAcctatattcaatatataccATGTATTTGATGGGTTAAAGAAAAAGGGATGGAACCTAAATGCACTTCAGTTTCCTAGCTGTATCCATCTATGCGTTACACTCCTCACAACTCAGCCTGGTAAAGCAGATGAATTTGTCAATGATATTGAAGAACTTGCACAGGAATTAATTGCAAATCCCAGGCCCGATGAAGGTGGAAGCGCAGCTCTCTATGGCATGGCTCAGTCCATCCCAGATAGAAAAGTTATCGATGTAATTTGTCAAGCATATTTGGATTCTATCTACGTAACAAAAGATCCAGCTTAA
- the LOC121116382 gene encoding pyroglutamyl-peptidase 1 isoform X1, producing MSEAIVITGFGPFGVHRNNASWSAVQLLPNLWDKEGSDTNVELIVEEIPVAYRFVQECVSLCRWNKDGTKNILGMIHVGVSSSAKGIVLEEVACNEGYQKGDIDNSVPNCNKCVINTENSILVTKFDTQKIVKELREKDWFDIEVSCSRNAGRYLCEFTFFKSLHCTKGNSLFVHVPPLSETFTDEKMAKTILTIAKGVIKQIKSENIVKTI from the exons ATGTCAGAAGCAATTGTAATAACTGGATTTGGACCATTTGGAGTACATCGCAATAATGCGAGTTGGAGTGCTGTTCAATTACTTCCTAATCTTTGGGATAAGGAGGGATCAGACACTAAT gTAGAATTGATCGTAGAAGAAATACCGGTTGCGTATCGATTTGTTCAAGAGTGCGTGTCTTTATGTCGCTGGAACAAAGATGGAACCAAGAACATATTGGGCATGATTCATGTAGGAGTTTCGAGTTCAGCTAAGGGAATTGTTTTAGAAGAAGTTGCTTGTAATGAAGGTTATCAAAAAGGGGATATTGATAATAGTGTTCCGAATTGTAACAA GTGTGTTATAAACACAGAGAACTCGATCCTTGTAACAAAGTTCGATACGCAAAAAATAGTGAAGGAATTGAGAGAAAAGGACTGGTTTGACATAGAAGTATCGTGTTCTCGTAATGCTGGGAGATATTTATGCGAATTTACCTTTTTCAAGTCACTTCACTGCACAAAAGGAAATTCTCTTTTTGTTCATGTTCCTCCTTTAAGTGAGACTTTTACAGatgaaaaaatggcaaaaacaattCTAACTATTGCTAAAGGAGTGATCAAACAGATCAAGtcagaaaatattgtaaaaacgatttaa
- the LOC121116382 gene encoding pyroglutamyl-peptidase 1-like protein isoform X2, translated as MVKNQMAKLNWVELIVEEIPVAYRFVQECVSLCRWNKDGTKNILGMIHVGVSSSAKGIVLEEVACNEGYQKGDIDNSVPNCNKCVINTENSILVTKFDTQKIVKELREKDWFDIEVSCSRNAGRYLCEFTFFKSLHCTKGNSLFVHVPPLSETFTDEKMAKTILTIAKGVIKQIKSENIVKTI; from the exons atggttaaaaatcaaatggcaaaactTAATTGG gTAGAATTGATCGTAGAAGAAATACCGGTTGCGTATCGATTTGTTCAAGAGTGCGTGTCTTTATGTCGCTGGAACAAAGATGGAACCAAGAACATATTGGGCATGATTCATGTAGGAGTTTCGAGTTCAGCTAAGGGAATTGTTTTAGAAGAAGTTGCTTGTAATGAAGGTTATCAAAAAGGGGATATTGATAATAGTGTTCCGAATTGTAACAA GTGTGTTATAAACACAGAGAACTCGATCCTTGTAACAAAGTTCGATACGCAAAAAATAGTGAAGGAATTGAGAGAAAAGGACTGGTTTGACATAGAAGTATCGTGTTCTCGTAATGCTGGGAGATATTTATGCGAATTTACCTTTTTCAAGTCACTTCACTGCACAAAAGGAAATTCTCTTTTTGTTCATGTTCCTCCTTTAAGTGAGACTTTTACAGatgaaaaaatggcaaaaacaattCTAACTATTGCTAAAGGAGTGATCAAACAGATCAAGtcagaaaatattgtaaaaacgatttaa